One Symphalangus syndactylus isolate Jambi chromosome 10, NHGRI_mSymSyn1-v2.1_pri, whole genome shotgun sequence genomic region harbors:
- the PRDM8 gene encoding PR domain zinc finger protein 8 isoform X2, which produces MEDTGIQRGIWDGDAKAVQQCLTDIFTSVYTTCDIPENAIFGPCVLSHTSLYDSIAFIALKSTDKRTVPYIFRVDTSAANGSSEGLMWLRLVQSARDKEEQNLEAYIKNGQLFYRSLRRIAKDEELLVWYGKELTELLLLCPSRSHNKMNGSSPYTCLECSQRFQFEFPYVAHLRFRCPKRLHSADISPQDEQGGGVGTKDHGGGGGGGKDQQQQQEAPLGPGPKFCKAGPLHHYPSPSPESSNPPAAAGGSSAKPSTDFHNLARELENSRGGSSCSPAQSLSSGSGSGGGGGHQEAELSPDGIATGGGKGKRKFPEEAAEGGGGAGLVGGRGRFAERPLPASKEDLVCTPQQYRASGSYFGLEENGRLFAPPSPETGEAKRSAFVEVKKAARAASLQEEGTADGAGVASEDQDAGGGGGGSSTPAAASPVGAEKLLAPRPGGPLPSRLEGGSPARGSAFTSVPQLGSAGSTGGGGGTGAGAAGGAGGGQGAASDERKSAFSQPARSFSQLSPLVLGQKLGALEPCHPADGVGPTRLYPAAADPLAVKLQGATDLNGGCGSLPSGGGGLPKQSPFLYATAFWPKSSAAAAAAAAAAAAGPLQLQLPSALTLLPPSFTSLCLPAQNWCAKCNASFRMTSDLVYHMRSHHKKEYAMEPLVKRRREEKLKCPICNESFRERHHLSRHMTSHN; this is translated from the exons ATGGAGGATACAGGCATCCAGCGAGGCATCTGGGATGGAGATGCCAAGGCTGTCCAACAATGTCTGACAGATATTTTTACCAGCGTTTACACCACCTGCGACATCCCTGAGAATGCTATATTTGGTCCCTGTGTCCTGAGCCATACTTCCCTATATGACAGCATAGCTTTCATAGCTCTCAAGTCTACTGACAAGAGAACAGTACCGTATATCTTTCGG GTAGACACCTCAGCAGCAAATGGTTCCTCAGAAGGTCTCATGTGGCTGCGGTTGGTCCAATCGGCCAGAGATAAGGAAGAGCAGAACCTTGAAGCTTACATAAAAAACGGACAGCTGTTCTACCGCTCTCTCCGCAGGATTGCCAAAGATGAGGAGTTACTAGTTTGGTACGGGAAAGAACTGACTGAGTTACTCTTGCTCTGCCCCTCTAGATCCCACAACAAAATGAATG GGTCGTCCCCTTATACATGCCTGGAATGCAGCCAACGTTTCCAGTTTGAGTTTCCCTATGTGGCGCATCTGCGTTTCCGCTGCCCCAAGAGACTTCACAGCGCTGATATAAGTCCCCAAGACGAGCAAGGCGGCGGCGTGGGCACCAAGGACcacgggggcggcggcggcggtggcaaagaccagcagcagcagcaggaggcacCTTTAGGCCCGGGTCCCAAGTTTTGCAAAGCCGGACCCCTCCACCACTACCCATCCCCCTCCCCCGAAAGCAGCAACCCACCCGCTGCCGCCGGCGGCAGCAGCGCGAAGCCATCCACAGACTTCCACAACCTGGCCAGGGAGCTGGAAAACTCCCGGGGAGGCAGCAGCTGCTCCCCAGCCCAGAGCCTCAGCAGCGGtagcggcagcggcggcggcggcggccaccaggaggcggagctgagTCCCGACGGCATCGCCACGGGCGGCggcaaaggaaagaggaaattCCCGGAGGAGGCGGCGGAGGGCGGCGGTGGTGCGGGTCTGGTAGGGGGCCGGGGCCGCTTCGCAGAGCGGCCCCTCCCGGCCTCCAAGGAGGATCTGGTGTGCACACCGCAGCAGTACCGAGCCTCGGGCAGCTACTTCGGCCTGGAAGAGAACGGCCGCCTCTTCGCGCCGCCAAGTCCCGAGACGGGCGAGGCGAAGCGCAGCGCCTTCGTGGAGGTGAAGAAGGCTGCCCGCGCGGCCAGCCTGCAGGAGGAGGGGACCGCCGACGGCGCGGGCGTTGCCTCCGAGGACCAGGAcgctggcggcggcggcggcggctcctcCACGCCCGCGGCCGCGTCGCCGGTGGGCGCCGAGAAGCTGCTGGCCCCGCGGCCCGGGGGCCCGCTGCCCAGCCGGCTCGAGGGCGGCAGTCCTGCGAGGGGCAGCGCCTTCACTTCGGTGCCGCAGCTGGGCAGCGCGGGCAGCACCGGCGGTGGGGGCGGAACGGGCGCCGGGGCCGCAGGCGGCGCGGGCGGGGGCCAGGGCGCCGCGTCGGACGAGCGCAAAAGCGCCTTCTCGCAGCCAGCACGCTCCTTCTCGCAGCTGTCCCCGCTGGTGCTGGGCCAGAAGCTGGGCGCGCTCGAGCCATGCCACCCCGCCGACGGCGTGGGCCCCACCAGACTCTATCCCGCCGCCGCGGACCCTCTAGCGGTGAAGCTCCAGGGGGCCACGGACCTGAACGGAGGTTGCGGGTCCCTGccgagcggcggcggcggcctgCCTAAGCAGAGCCCCTTCCTGTACGCCACAGCCTTCTGGCCCAAGAGCTCTGCTGCCGCTGCAGCGGCGGCTGCGGCAGCGGCCGCGGGGCCcttgcagctgcagctgccctcgGCGCTCACGCTGCTGCCGCCCTCCTTCACCTCGCTGTGTCTGCCCGCGCAGAACTGGTGCGCCAAGTGCAATGCCTCCTTCCGCATGACCTCCGACCTGGTGTACCACATGAGGTCGCACCACAAAAAGGAGTATGCGATGGAGCCCTTGGTGAAGCGGCGGCGAGAGGAGAAACTCAAGTGCCCCATCTGCAATGAGTCCTTCAGGGAGCGCCACCACCTCTCCAGGCACATGACCTCGCATAATTGA
- the PRDM8 gene encoding PR domain zinc finger protein 8 isoform X1, translating into MEDTGIQRGIWDGDAKAVQQCLTDIFTSVYTTCDIPENAIFGPCVLSHTSLYDSIAFIALKSTDKRTVPYIFRVDTSAANGSSEGLMWLRLVQSARDKEEQNLEAYIKNGQLFYRSLRRIAKDEELLVWYGKELTELLLLCPSRSHNKMNAGSSPYTCLECSQRFQFEFPYVAHLRFRCPKRLHSADISPQDEQGGGVGTKDHGGGGGGGKDQQQQQEAPLGPGPKFCKAGPLHHYPSPSPESSNPPAAAGGSSAKPSTDFHNLARELENSRGGSSCSPAQSLSSGSGSGGGGGHQEAELSPDGIATGGGKGKRKFPEEAAEGGGGAGLVGGRGRFAERPLPASKEDLVCTPQQYRASGSYFGLEENGRLFAPPSPETGEAKRSAFVEVKKAARAASLQEEGTADGAGVASEDQDAGGGGGGSSTPAAASPVGAEKLLAPRPGGPLPSRLEGGSPARGSAFTSVPQLGSAGSTGGGGGTGAGAAGGAGGGQGAASDERKSAFSQPARSFSQLSPLVLGQKLGALEPCHPADGVGPTRLYPAAADPLAVKLQGATDLNGGCGSLPSGGGGLPKQSPFLYATAFWPKSSAAAAAAAAAAAAGPLQLQLPSALTLLPPSFTSLCLPAQNWCAKCNASFRMTSDLVYHMRSHHKKEYAMEPLVKRRREEKLKCPICNESFRERHHLSRHMTSHN; encoded by the exons ATGGAGGATACAGGCATCCAGCGAGGCATCTGGGATGGAGATGCCAAGGCTGTCCAACAATGTCTGACAGATATTTTTACCAGCGTTTACACCACCTGCGACATCCCTGAGAATGCTATATTTGGTCCCTGTGTCCTGAGCCATACTTCCCTATATGACAGCATAGCTTTCATAGCTCTCAAGTCTACTGACAAGAGAACAGTACCGTATATCTTTCGG GTAGACACCTCAGCAGCAAATGGTTCCTCAGAAGGTCTCATGTGGCTGCGGTTGGTCCAATCGGCCAGAGATAAGGAAGAGCAGAACCTTGAAGCTTACATAAAAAACGGACAGCTGTTCTACCGCTCTCTCCGCAGGATTGCCAAAGATGAGGAGTTACTAGTTTGGTACGGGAAAGAACTGACTGAGTTACTCTTGCTCTGCCCCTCTAGATCCCACAACAAAATGAATG CAGGGTCGTCCCCTTATACATGCCTGGAATGCAGCCAACGTTTCCAGTTTGAGTTTCCCTATGTGGCGCATCTGCGTTTCCGCTGCCCCAAGAGACTTCACAGCGCTGATATAAGTCCCCAAGACGAGCAAGGCGGCGGCGTGGGCACCAAGGACcacgggggcggcggcggcggtggcaaagaccagcagcagcagcaggaggcacCTTTAGGCCCGGGTCCCAAGTTTTGCAAAGCCGGACCCCTCCACCACTACCCATCCCCCTCCCCCGAAAGCAGCAACCCACCCGCTGCCGCCGGCGGCAGCAGCGCGAAGCCATCCACAGACTTCCACAACCTGGCCAGGGAGCTGGAAAACTCCCGGGGAGGCAGCAGCTGCTCCCCAGCCCAGAGCCTCAGCAGCGGtagcggcagcggcggcggcggcggccaccaggaggcggagctgagTCCCGACGGCATCGCCACGGGCGGCggcaaaggaaagaggaaattCCCGGAGGAGGCGGCGGAGGGCGGCGGTGGTGCGGGTCTGGTAGGGGGCCGGGGCCGCTTCGCAGAGCGGCCCCTCCCGGCCTCCAAGGAGGATCTGGTGTGCACACCGCAGCAGTACCGAGCCTCGGGCAGCTACTTCGGCCTGGAAGAGAACGGCCGCCTCTTCGCGCCGCCAAGTCCCGAGACGGGCGAGGCGAAGCGCAGCGCCTTCGTGGAGGTGAAGAAGGCTGCCCGCGCGGCCAGCCTGCAGGAGGAGGGGACCGCCGACGGCGCGGGCGTTGCCTCCGAGGACCAGGAcgctggcggcggcggcggcggctcctcCACGCCCGCGGCCGCGTCGCCGGTGGGCGCCGAGAAGCTGCTGGCCCCGCGGCCCGGGGGCCCGCTGCCCAGCCGGCTCGAGGGCGGCAGTCCTGCGAGGGGCAGCGCCTTCACTTCGGTGCCGCAGCTGGGCAGCGCGGGCAGCACCGGCGGTGGGGGCGGAACGGGCGCCGGGGCCGCAGGCGGCGCGGGCGGGGGCCAGGGCGCCGCGTCGGACGAGCGCAAAAGCGCCTTCTCGCAGCCAGCACGCTCCTTCTCGCAGCTGTCCCCGCTGGTGCTGGGCCAGAAGCTGGGCGCGCTCGAGCCATGCCACCCCGCCGACGGCGTGGGCCCCACCAGACTCTATCCCGCCGCCGCGGACCCTCTAGCGGTGAAGCTCCAGGGGGCCACGGACCTGAACGGAGGTTGCGGGTCCCTGccgagcggcggcggcggcctgCCTAAGCAGAGCCCCTTCCTGTACGCCACAGCCTTCTGGCCCAAGAGCTCTGCTGCCGCTGCAGCGGCGGCTGCGGCAGCGGCCGCGGGGCCcttgcagctgcagctgccctcgGCGCTCACGCTGCTGCCGCCCTCCTTCACCTCGCTGTGTCTGCCCGCGCAGAACTGGTGCGCCAAGTGCAATGCCTCCTTCCGCATGACCTCCGACCTGGTGTACCACATGAGGTCGCACCACAAAAAGGAGTATGCGATGGAGCCCTTGGTGAAGCGGCGGCGAGAGGAGAAACTCAAGTGCCCCATCTGCAATGAGTCCTTCAGGGAGCGCCACCACCTCTCCAGGCACATGACCTCGCATAATTGA